A region from the Gossypium hirsutum isolate 1008001.06 chromosome A08, Gossypium_hirsutum_v2.1, whole genome shotgun sequence genome encodes:
- the LOC107950868 gene encoding calcium-transporting ATPase 12, plasma membrane-type codes for MSSSSGNQMYDCGTLLFKVTTSGFTTAQKRWRIAYASIYSVRVMLSLAKEIISKRGIEQPSIISDLHPYVALDVEPSSSPHWGEKFSSSSFAPKIDRKRLVETVKEKDLVSLHQLGGVEGIAAALGTNPEKGIRDDDRDVVKRQEMFGTNTYHKPPPKGLLYFVLDAFKDTTILILLVCAALSLGFGIKEHGAAEGWYEGGSIFVAVFLVIVVSALSNFRQETQFDKLSKISNNIKVEVVRGGRRRQVSIFDLVVGDVVFLKIGDQIPADGLFLDGYSLQVDESSMTGESDHMEVDATRNPFLFSGSKVADGYGQMLVASVGMDTTWGEMMSSITSDKNERTPLQERLDRLTSSIGKVGLAVAFLVLVVLLIRYFTGNTEDDNGNTEYIGSKTSVDDILNAVVRIVSAAVTIVVVAIPEGLPLAVTLTLAYSMKRMMADQAMVRKLSACETMGSATIICTDKTGTLTLNQMKVTQFWLGQESIKEDHSNIIDHAVLELFYQGVGLNTTGSVCKPVSGSLPEFCGSPTEKAILSWAALGLDLDMEKLKQKYSILHVETFNSEKKRSGVSVRRKTDETLHVHWKGAAEIIVAMCSDYYESNGGIRSMDEDQRSRIETIIQSMAASSLRCIAFAHKQVSQKEMECVDDSEKTHQRIKEDGLTLLGIVGLKDPCRPGVKKAVEACKSAGVDIKMITGDNIFTAKAIAAECGILGADYNEESGQAIEGIEFRNYTPEERMEKIGKIKVMARSSPFDKLLMVQCLKQKGDVVAVTGDGTNDALALKEADIGLSMGIQGTEVAKESSDIVILDDNFSSVATVLRWGRCVYNNIQKFIQFQLTVNVAALVINFIAAVSAGEVPLTAVQLLWVNLIMDTLGALALATDRPTKELMKKPPVGRTEPLITNVMWRNLLAQAVYQIAILLILQFRGESMFNVPKRVKDTLIFNTFVLCQVFNEFNARKLEKQNVFQGILQNRLFLGIVGITIILQVVMVEFLKKFADTERLELWQWGVCILFAAFSWPIAWVVKLIPVSDKPFFSYLKRSKSSSQLNKSSTTRNLQSAGMELEVQ; via the coding sequence ATGTCTAGCAGTAGCGGCAATCAAATGTACGATTGCGGTACATTACTTTTCAAAGTCACCACCTCTGGCTTCACCACCGCTCAAAAGCGTTGGAGGATTGCCTATGCATCGATATATTCTGTGCGGGTAATGCTTTCTCTTGCCAAGGAGATAATATCGAAGAGAGGTATTGAACAACCCTCGATCATCTCGGATTTGCATCCTTACGTTGCGCTAGATGTTGAACCCTCGAGCTCTCCGCATTGGGGTGAAAAATTTTCATCTTCCTCCTTTGCTCCGAAAATTGATCGGAAGAGACTTGTGGAGACCGTGAAAGAAAAGGACTTGGTTTCTCTTCACCAGCTTGGAGGAGTCGAAGGCATTGCCGCTGCTCTTGGAACAAATCCTGAAAAGGGAATCCGAGATGATGATCGAGACGTTGTGAAAAGACAGGAGATGTTTGGTACCAATACTTACCACAAGCCACCTCCCAAAGGGTTACTGTATTTTGTCCTGGATGCTTTCAAGGACACCACAATTCTTATCCTCCTGGTCTGTGCTGCTCTTTCTCTTGGTTTTGGTATCAAAGAGCATGGTGCAGCAGAGGGTTGGTATGAAGGCGGAAGTATTTTCGTTGCCGTCTTTCTTGTGATTGTTGTCTCTGCACTCAGTAACTTCAGACAGGAGACTCAATTTGACAAGCTATCAAAAATAAGTAACAATATCAAAGTCGAAGTTGTTAGAGGTGGCCGCCGTCGACAAGTATCTATTTTTGATCTTGTTGTTGGAGATGTTGTCTTCCTGAAGATTGGAGATCAAATTCCAGCAGATGGGCTGTTCTTGGACGGTTATTCACTGCAAGTGGATGAATCGAGCATGACAGGAGAAAGTGACCATATGGAAGTAGATGCCACCAGGAACCCGTTCCTTTTTTCTGGTTCGAAAGTGGCAGATGGTTATGGTCAAATGCTTGTAGCATCCGTGGGAATGGATACTACATGGGGAGAAATGATGAGCTCGATAACCAGTGATAAAAACGAAAGAACTCCACTACAAGAACGACTTGACAGACTTACCTCTTCTATCGGAAAGGTAGGTCTTGCGGTTGCCTTTCTAGTCCTTGTAGTCTTATTAATTCGTTATTTCACTGGGAATACAGAAGATGACAATGGGAACACGGAGTATATTGGTAGCAAGACCAGCGTAGATGATATCTTAAATGCTGTTGTTCGTATAGTTTCGGCTGCAGTAACTATTGTGGTAGTTGCAATTCCGGAAGGTCTACCATTGGCTGTCACTCTTACACTTGCTTACTCAATGAAAAGAATGATGGCTGATCAGGCAATGGTTAGAAAACTTTCAGCTTGTGAAACGATGGGCTCAGCTACCATCATTTGTACTGACAAAACTGGAACCTTGACTCTAAACCAGATGAAGGTAACCCAGTTTTGGCTCGGCCAAGAGTCCATCAAGGAAGATCATTCCAACATCATTGACCACGCTGTTCTTGAATTATTCTACCAAGGTGTTGGTTTGAACACAACTGGTAGTGTTTGCAAACCCGTCTCCGGATCCCTACCTGAATTTTGTGGCAGTCCAACAGAAAAGGCGATTCTTTCTTGGGCTGCCTTAGGTTTGGATCTGGATATGGAAAAATTGAAGCAAAAATACAGCATTCTCCATGTTGAAACTTTCAACTCGGAGAAAAAGAGAAGTGGGGTTTCAGTAAGGAGAAAAACAGATGAAACTCTTCATGTACACTGGAAAGGAGCTGCAGAAATAATCGTAGCCATGTGCTCAGACTATTATGAGAGCAATGGGGGCATAAGGTCCATGGATGAAGACCAAAGGAGCAGAAttgaaacaataatccaaagtatGGCCGCTAGTAGCTTACGATGCATTGCTTTTGCTCATAAGCAAGTCTCACAAAAAGAGATGGAATGTGTTGATGATAGCGAAAAGACACACCAAAGAATAAAAGAAGATGGTCTAACCTTGCTAGGGATAGTTGGTTTGAAGGATCCATGTCGCCCAGGTGTCAAAAAAGCTGTGGAAGCTTGTAAATCTGCAGGGGTGGACATCAAAATGATTACTGGAGACAATATTTTCACAGCAAAAGCTATAGCTGCAGAATGTGGAATTCTAGGAGCTGATTACAATGAAGAAAGTGGACAAGCTATAGAAGGTATTGAATTTCGAAATTACACACCTGAAGAGAGAATGGAGAAGATCGGGAAGATCAAGGTGATGGCAAGGTCCTCTCCATTTGACAAGCTTCTGATGGTACAGTGCTTGAAACAGAAAGGTGATGTAGTTGCGGTCACAGGTGATGGCACTAATGATGCTCTTGCGCTAAAAGAAGCCGATATTGGACTTTCGATGGGCATTCAAGGCACTGAGGTGGCAAAGGAGAGCTCAGACATTGTCATATTGGATGATAATTTCAGCTCAGTTGCCACAGTTTTAAGATGGGGAAGATGTGTATATAACAACATAcagaaattcattcaatttcagcTTACCGTTAATGTTGCTGCTCTTGTAATTAACTTCATTGCAGCAGTTTCTGCTGGTGAGGTTCCCTTGACAGCCGTTCAATTGCTGTGGGTAAACCTCATCATGGACACCTTAGGTGCTCTAGCCCTTGCAACAGATAGGCCCACCAAGGAACTAATGAAGAAGCCGCCCGTCGGTCGAACTGAGCCCCTCATTACTAATGTCATGTGGAGGAATCTTTTAGCCCAAGCAGTATACCAGATAGCTATTCTCTTGATCTTGCAATTTAGAGGTGAATCTATGTTCAATGTGCCTAAGAGGGTAAAGGACACACTGATTTTCAATACTTTCGTTCTCTGCCAAGTTTTCAACGAATTCAACGCAAGGAAGTTGGAGAAGCAAAACGTCTTCCAAGGCATTCTTCAGAACAGATTGTTTCTGGGAATCGTGGGCATAACCATCATTCTTCAGGTGGTTATGGTGGAATTTCTAAAGAAGTTTGCAGATACTGAGAGATTGGAACTATGGCAGTGGGGGGTTTGTATCTTATTCGCAGCTTTCTCATGGCCAATTGCATGGGTTGTGAAGCTCATACCTGTTTCGGACAAACCCTTCTTCAGTTATCTCAAGCGATCAAAATCATCTTCACAATTAAATAAGTCATCTACCACAAGAAACCTTCAATCTGCAGGCATGGAACTAGAAGTGCAATAA
- the LOC107950887 gene encoding pentatricopeptide repeat-containing protein At3g63370, chloroplastic produces the protein MPASLVHLHTNNCSSIFAHPPMLIQTQINPTLKIPSFSRKPIQTHTLKDICLRGNLKEAFQSLPVSSNDHPDETYAPVLELCAQKKALSQGLQIHAHMIKSCSVSESMFLATKLVFMYGKCGSVRNAEKVFDQIGQRSIFTWNAMIGAYVSNGKPFEVLQTYKEMRVLGVPLDAYSFPSLLKASGLLKNLYLGAEIHGLAVKFGYDSTVCVVNSLVAMYAKCDDLFGARRLFGRIDQKDDVVSWNSIISAYSSNGRSMEALELFREMQKAGLDSNTYTAVACLQACGDYSFRKLGKEIHAAVLKSAQLLDAYVAGALVAMYVRCCKMSEAVRTFNKLEEKDKVAWNSVLTGFIQNGMCSEALHFFHDFQNAGEKPDQVTVISILVACGRMGYLLNGMELHAYAIKIGFDLDLQVGNTLIDMYAKCSCVNYMGYAFNRMPDKDLISWTTVIAGYAQNSYALKAFELFREVQLIDIDVDPMMLGSILLACSELACVSQVKEIHGYIMRRGLSDVVLQNMIVDVYGECGNIDYAVQTFESIQFKDVVSWTSMISAYVHNGLANEALELFHILNKTNIHPDSIALKSALSAASSLSALKYGKEIHGFIIRHNFSEGSIASSLVDMYSRCGMVENAHTIFKSIQSKDLVLWTSMINAYGMHGHGKVAIDLFNKMKENLTPDHVAFLSVLYACSHSGLTAEGRQFFEIMKYEYQLEPWPEHYACLVDLLGRANCLEEAFEFVKSMQMAPTAEIWCALLRACQVHSNQELGEIAVQKLLELGSTNPGHYVLVSNVFSAKGRCKDAEKIRSRMKERGLKKSPGCSWIEVGNGIHTFMARDKCHPECHHITKKLDQITEKLEKEGGYIAQTKFVLHNVEENEKVKMLYGHSERLAIAYGLLKTAEQTPIRVTKNLRVCGDCHTFCKLVSKLFGRELLVRDANRFHHFEDGVCSCGDFW, from the coding sequence CCGGACGAGACTTATGCCCCGGTTCTTGAACTTTGTGCTCAAAAGAAAGCTCTTTCTCAGGGGCTACAAATTCACGCCCACATGATAAAGTCTTGTTCCGTCTCCGAATCCATGTTTTTAGCTACTAAGCTTGTGTTTATGTATGGAAAATGCGGGTCAGTTCGGAATGCGGAGAAAGTGTTTGATCAAATAGGTCAACGAAGTATTTTTACTTGGAATGCTATGATAGGAGCTTATGTTTCAAATGGGAAACCTTTTGAAGTTCTTCAAACCTATAAAGAAATGCGGGTTTTGGGAGTTCCTCTTGATGCTTATAGTTTTCCTTCTCTGCTTAAAGCTAGTGGTTTGCTAAAAAATCTCTATTTAGGGGCTGAAATTCATGGTCTGGCTGTCAAGTTTGGGTATGATTCTACTGTTTGTGTTGTCAATTCTTTAGTTGCTATGTATGCCAAATGTGATGATCTTTTTGGAGCAAGGAGATTATTCGGGAGAATAGATCAAAAAGACGATGTAGTTTCATGGAATTCTATAATTTCAGCATATTCTTCAAATGGAAGATCTATGGAAGCATTGGAACTTTTCAGGGAAATGCAAAAGGCTGGTCTTGACTCTAATACTTACACTGCTGTTGCTTGTCTTCAGGCTTGTGGAGATTATTCCTTTAGGAAATTAGGTAAGGAGATACATGCTGCTGTGTTGAAATCAGCTCAGCTTCTTGATGCTTATGTTGCTGGTGCTTTGGTTGCTATGTATGTCAGATGTTGTAAGATGAGTGAGGCTGTAAGAACTTTTAACAAATTGGAAGAAAAGGATAAAGTAGCCTGGAATTCTGTGCTTACTGGGTTTATCCAAAATGGTATGTGCAGTGAGGCTTTGCATTTCTTCCATGATTTTCAGAATGCTGGTGAAAAACCTGACCAGGTTACAGTAATAAGCATCTTGGTAGCTTGTGGGCGAATGGGTTACCTATTGAATGGTATGGAATTGCATGCTTATGCAATAAAAATTGGATTTGATTTAGACTTGCAGGTTGGAAATACTCTTATAGATATGTATGCAAAGTGTTCTTGTGTGAACTACATGGGCTATGCTTTTAATAGGATGCCCGATAAAGATTTAATTTCTTGGACTACTGTCATTGCTGGCTATGCACAAAACAGTTATGCTTTAAAGGCTTTTGAATTGTTCCGAGAAGTACAATTAATAGATATTGATGTTGATCCCATGATGCTAGGTAGTATACTGCTGGCTTGTAGTGAACTGGCGTGTGTGTCCCAAGTGAAAGAAATTCATGGTTATATTATGAGAAGAGGCCTGTCTGATGTTGTGCTGCAAAACATGATTGTTGATGTATATGGAGAATGTGGAAACATAGACTATGCTGTGCAAACATTTGAGTCAATCCAGTTTAAAGATGTTGTGTCTTGGACAAGCATGATTTCTGCATATGTCCACAATGGGCTTGCTAATGAAGCTCTTGAACTGTTCCATATCCTAAACAAAACTAATATTCACCCTGATTCTATTGCATTAAAAAGTGCACTCTCTGCTGCTTCCAGTTTGTCTGCCTTGAAGTATGGGAAAGAAATCCATGGCTTTATTATTAGGCATAACTTCTCCGAAGGATCAATTGCCAGCTCTCTTGTGGATATGTATTCTCGATGTGGAATGGTTGAGAATGCACACACAATATTTAAGTCTATTCAAAGTAAAGATTTAGTCCTATGGACAAGCATGATAAATGCATATGGAATGCATGGCCATGGAAAAGTTGCCATTGATTTATTCAATAAGATGAAGGAAAATCTCACTCCAGATCATGTAGCGTTTTTGTCAGTTCTATATGCTTGCAGCCATTCAGGACTGACTGCTGAAGGTAGACAATTTTTTGAGATCATGAAATATGAATATCAATTGGAACCATGGCCAGAGCACTATGCTTGTCTGGTTGATCTCCTTGGTCGGGCAAATTGCTTAGAAGAGGCATTTGAATTTGTGAAAAGCATGCAGATGGCACCTACTGCTGAAATTTGGTGTGCACTCCTTCGGGCTTGCCAAGTACACTCAAATCAAGAACTAGGAGAAATTGCAGTGCAGAAACTTTTGGAGTTAGGGTCCACAAATCCCGGACATTATGTGCTTGTTTCTAATGTCTTTTCAGCTAAAGGAAGATGTAAAGATGCTGAAAAAATTAGAAGTAGAATGAAGGAGCGAGGCCTGAAGAAAAGTCCTGGATGTAGTTGGATTGAGGTGGGGAACGGGATTCATACTTTCATGGCAAGAGACAAGTGTCATCCAGAGTGTCATCATATAACCAAGAAATTGGATCAAATCACGGAAAAGCTGGAGAAGGAAGGAGGTTATATAGCTCAAACAAAGTTTGTTTTGCACAATGTGGAGGAAAATGAGAAAGTTAAGATGCTATATGGGCACAGTGAAAGATTAGCCATTGCATATGGTCTGCTCAAGACTGCTGAGCAAACCCCCATTCGGGTTACAAAGAATCTACGTGTCTGTGGTGATTGCCATACTTTCTGTAAGTTAGTCTCTAAACTCTTTGGACGGGAACTACTTGTGAGGGATGCCAATAGATTTCACCATTTTGAGGATGGGGTTTGTTCTTGTGGGGATTTCTGGTGA